The Astyanax mexicanus isolate ESR-SI-001 chromosome 12, AstMex3_surface, whole genome shotgun sequence genome window below encodes:
- the jak3 gene encoding tyrosine-protein kinase JAK2 isoform X1 yields the protein MLYRYKYGTKTNMGTGISMGKSVGLSSSIGTSTGTKGLRCYTVFMLVLQMDVSEEETMPLVNSERAGSHKSSCDSAVTVQLYYCPTSKSESTLSIPAGHVTAESICVLAAKNSGILPVFHHLFALASEDLSFWYPPTHVFKSEENITVHYRVRFFFSSWFGEGSKASYRYSLTTGRICAVLDYCVIDYLFAQSRSDFVSGRGGVNPPLGAMQECLGLAVLDLWRQAKERNRSPREVCKTVSYKSCLPKTHREDIQRMSRLARYQIRKTLKRFLQKLGQCSAGERSLKLKYLMELSAVEPNYGSERFTRWLQRSGTQSVTVVRVSGEGGIQTRAEEGQDWQTFCDFPQITDISIKRVGQEQLPAEGRMVTLTRQDDRCLEVEFQTLAEALSFVSLIDGYFRLTTDSSHYFCSEVAPPSLLQDLESHCHGPITSEFAVHKLRKAGAQDGMFLLRRSPKEFDKYFLMVCLQTPLGVDYKDCLIEKNEKFHLAGIHSSFCSLRGLTDFYRQNTLLLSDIPVTLGKCCPPKAKELSNLVIIRNSSVSEIPSSPPLQRHRPSHIQFHMIKHEELIWKESLGQGSFTHIYRGCKTHHRDGETYTTEVLLKVLDAEHKNSWESFFEAASLMSQISHKHLLLVYGVSVHKSKNIMVQEFVKYGALDLYLKRSSVSLSWKLDVAKQLASTLNFLEEKNIVHGNICAKNLLLVREGDANSENSPFIKLSDPGISVAMLGREVVLDRIPWVAPEVLETLELGQQSDKWSFGTTLWELFNGGEVPLQRLDPRQKLQFYERRSQLPCLDWTELADLIAQCMEYQPELRPSSRSIIRHLNSLITSDYEILHASGTLPERDSFWRALSMPRQQEQDVFEERHLRFISPLGKGNFGTVELCRYDPLGDNTGELVAVKQLQPNKQTNMSDFQKEIQTISSLHCDYIVQYRGICYSAGRLSMRLVMEYLPYGSLIGYMEKCKITVSAKRLLLFASQICKGMEYLQSLRYVHRDLAARNILVASDTLVKIADFGLTKIIPYDKEYYRVSQFGESPIFWYAPESISEYKFSHKSDVWSFGIVLHELFSFCEVSRNPKRLSLQRIGSDIHGPMMAVHLFNVLKEHWRLPAPSLCPPKVYSMMMQCWAFTSEDRPTFSDLQRLIENCLQDEREGVKG from the exons atgttatacagGTACAAGTATGGTACAAAGACAAATATGGGTACAGGTATAAGTATGGGCAAAAGTGTGGGTTTAAGTTCTAGTATAGGTACAAGTACAGGTACTAAGGGTTTAAGGtgttacactgtgtttatgttggTTCTGCAGATGGACGTGAGTGAGGAGGAGACGATGCCGCTGGTGAACAGTGAACGAGCAGGAAGTCACAAGTCCAGCTGTGACTCTGCCGTGACCGTCCAGCTGTACTACTGCCCCACGTCCAAGAGCGAGAGCACACTCTCCATACCCGCCGGTCATGTGACCGCTGAGAGCATCTGTGTCCTCGCCGCCAAGAACAGCG GTATATTACCTGTATTTCATCACCTGTTCGCTCTGGCATCAGAAGACCTTTCATTCTGGTACCCACCGACCCACGTCTTCAAGAGTGAGGAAAACATTACTGTCCACTATAGAGTGCG gtttttCTTCTCCAGCTGGTTTGGTGAGGGGTCCAAAGCTTCGTACCGCTACAGTCTGACCACAGGTAGGATCTGCGCTGTGCTGGACTACTGCGTCATCGACTACCTGTTTGCTCAG TCTCGGAGTGACTTCGTGTCCGGCCGTGGCGGGGTGAATCCTCCGCTCGGTGCTATGCAGGAGTGTCTGGGCCTGGCCGTGCTGGATCTGTGGAGACAGGCCAAGGAGAGGAACCGCAGCCCCAGAGAAGTGTGCAAGACCGTCAG CTATAAGTCATGTCTGCCAAAGACGCACCGAGAGGACATCCAGAGAATGAGCCGTCTGGCCCGATATCAGATCCGAAAGACTCTGAAGCGCTTCCTGCAGAAGCTGGGTCAGTGTTCGGCCGGAGAGCGCAGCCTGAAGCTGAAGTATCTGATGGAGCTGAGCGCTGTGGAGCCCAATTACGGATCAGAACGCTTCACTAGGTGGCTGCAGCGCTCCGGCACGCAGTCGGTCACTGTGGTCAGAGTGTCTGGAGAGGGAGGAATCCAAACACGTGCCGAGGAGGGCCAG GACTGGCAGACGTTCTGTGACTTCCCTCAGATTACAGACATCAGTATAAAGCGAGTGGGTCAGGAGCAGCTCCCTGCAGAAGGACGAATGGTCACTCTGACCCGACAGGACGACCGCTGCCTG GAAGTTGAATTTCAGACCCTGGCAGAGGCACTATCCTTCGTATCGCTAATCGACGGCTATTTCAGACTGACCACAGACTCCAGTCATTACTTTTGCTCGGAGGTTGCTCCACCCAGTCTTCTGCAGGACCTCGAAAGCCACTGTCATGGTCCTATCAC GTCAGAATTTGCCGTGCACAAGCTGAGGAAGGCTGGAGCCCAAGACGGCATGTTCCTCCTGCGCCGCAGTCCCAAGGAGTTTGATAAATATTTCCTCATGGTCTGCTTACAG acgCCACTGGGTGTGGACTATAAGGACTGTCTGATTGAGAAGAATGAAAAGTTTCACCTGGCGGGAATCCACAGCTCCTTCTGCAGCCTGAGAGGCCTGACAGACTTCTACCGCCAAAACACGCTGCTGCTGTCCGACATACCCGTAACTCTGGGCAAGTGCTGTCCACCCAAAGCCAAAG AACTCTCGAACCTGGTGATCATCCGGAACAGCAGCGTGTCCGAGATCCCCAGCTCCCCCCCACTGCAGAGACACCGACCCAGCCACATCCAGTTCCACATGATCAAACACGAGGAGTTAATCTgg AAGGAGAGTTTGGGTCAGGGCTCCTTCACTCACATCTACAGGGGCTGTAAAACGCACCACCGGGATGGAGAAACATACACCACCGAGGTCCTGCTGAAGGTTCTGGATGCAGAACATAAGAACAGCTGGGAG tctTTCTTCGAAGCAGCCAGTCTGATGAGCCAGATTTCCCACAAGCATCTGCTGCTGGTGTATGGAGTGAGCGTCCACAAATCCAAAA ACATCATGGTTCAGGAGTTCGTGAAGTATGGAGCTCTGGATCTGTACCTGAAGAGATCGTCAGTGTCGCTCAGCTGGAAACTGGACGTGGCCAAGCAGCTGGCCTCCACCCTCAACTTCCTG GAGGAGAAGAACATTGTGCACGGGAACATCTGCGCTAAGAACCTGCTGCTGGTTCGAGAAGGGGATGCAAACTCAGAAAACTCGCCCTTCATCAAGCTCAGTGACCCGGGCATCAGTGTGGCCATGCTGGGAAGAGAGG tggtgtTAGACAGAATCCCCTGGGTGGCGCCGGAGGTGCTGGAAACGCTGGAGCTGGGTCAGCAGAGTGATAAGTGGAGTTTTGGGACGACGCTGTGGGAGCTGTTTAACGGTGGGGAGGTTCCTCTTCAGCGCCTCGACCCCAGACAG AAGCTGCAGTTTTATGAGCGACGCTCTCAGCTGCCCTGCCTGGACTGGACTGAGCTAGCTGACCTCATAGCTCAGTGTATGGAGTACCAGCCTGAGCTCAGACCTTCATCCAGGAGCATCATCCGCCACCTCAACAGCCTCATCACCTccg ATTACGAGATTCTGCATGCGTCAGGCACTCTGCCAGAGAGAGACAGTTTCTGGAGGGCACTGAGCATGCCCAGACAGCAGGAGCAGGACGTGTTTGAGGAGAGACACCTGCGCTTTATATCTCCTCTGGGCAAG ggtaacTTTGGCACTGTGGAGCTGTGCCGTTATGATCCGCTGGGTGATAATACGGGCGAGTTGGTGGCTGTAAAACAGCTGCAGCCCAACAAGCAGACCAACATGAGTGACTTCCAGAAGGAGATCCAGACCATCAGCTCTCTGCACTGCGACTACATCGTCCAGTACCGAGGAATCTGCTACAGTGCAG GTCGTCTGAGTATGAGGCTGGTGATGGAGTATCTGCCGTACGGAAGTCTGATTGGGTATATGGAGAAGTGTAAAATCACTGTCAGCGCCAAGAGACTGCTGCTGTTCGCTTCTCAGATCTGTAAG gggaTGGAGTACCTGCAGAGTCTGCGCTACGTCCACCGTGACCTGGCTGCCCGGAACATCCTGGTAGCCAGCGACACGCTCGTGAAAATCGCAGATTTCGGCCTGACAAAGATCATCCCATACGATAAGGAATATTACCGGGTCTCGCAGTTTGGAGAAAGCCCCATCTTCTG GTACGCGCCTGAATCCATTTCTGAGTATAAATTTTCCCACAAGTCGGACGTGTGGAGTTTTGGCATTGTTCTGCATGAGCTGTTCTCCTTCTGTGAAGTGAGCCGGAACCCCAAACGA CTCTCCCTTCAGAGGATAGGCAGTGACATCCATGGCCCCATGATGGCGGTCCATCTGTTCAACGTCCTGAAGGAGCACTGGAGGCTGCCAGCACCGTCCCTCTGCCCACCAAAA GTGTACAGTATGATGATGCAGTGCTGGGCCTTCACCAGTGAGGACAGGCCCACCTTTTCCGATCTACAGCGCCTGATTGAGAACTGCCTCCAGGACGAGAGGGAAGGAGTGAAAGGATAA
- the jak3 gene encoding tyrosine-protein kinase JAK2 isoform X2 yields the protein MDVSEEETMPLVNSERAGSHKSSCDSAVTVQLYYCPTSKSESTLSIPAGHVTAESICVLAAKNSGILPVFHHLFALASEDLSFWYPPTHVFKSEENITVHYRVRFFFSSWFGEGSKASYRYSLTTGRICAVLDYCVIDYLFAQSRSDFVSGRGGVNPPLGAMQECLGLAVLDLWRQAKERNRSPREVCKTVSYKSCLPKTHREDIQRMSRLARYQIRKTLKRFLQKLGQCSAGERSLKLKYLMELSAVEPNYGSERFTRWLQRSGTQSVTVVRVSGEGGIQTRAEEGQDWQTFCDFPQITDISIKRVGQEQLPAEGRMVTLTRQDDRCLEVEFQTLAEALSFVSLIDGYFRLTTDSSHYFCSEVAPPSLLQDLESHCHGPITSEFAVHKLRKAGAQDGMFLLRRSPKEFDKYFLMVCLQTPLGVDYKDCLIEKNEKFHLAGIHSSFCSLRGLTDFYRQNTLLLSDIPVTLGKCCPPKAKELSNLVIIRNSSVSEIPSSPPLQRHRPSHIQFHMIKHEELIWKESLGQGSFTHIYRGCKTHHRDGETYTTEVLLKVLDAEHKNSWESFFEAASLMSQISHKHLLLVYGVSVHKSKNIMVQEFVKYGALDLYLKRSSVSLSWKLDVAKQLASTLNFLEEKNIVHGNICAKNLLLVREGDANSENSPFIKLSDPGISVAMLGREVVLDRIPWVAPEVLETLELGQQSDKWSFGTTLWELFNGGEVPLQRLDPRQKLQFYERRSQLPCLDWTELADLIAQCMEYQPELRPSSRSIIRHLNSLITSDYEILHASGTLPERDSFWRALSMPRQQEQDVFEERHLRFISPLGKGNFGTVELCRYDPLGDNTGELVAVKQLQPNKQTNMSDFQKEIQTISSLHCDYIVQYRGICYSAGRLSMRLVMEYLPYGSLIGYMEKCKITVSAKRLLLFASQICKGMEYLQSLRYVHRDLAARNILVASDTLVKIADFGLTKIIPYDKEYYRVSQFGESPIFWYAPESISEYKFSHKSDVWSFGIVLHELFSFCEVSRNPKRLSLQRIGSDIHGPMMAVHLFNVLKEHWRLPAPSLCPPKVYSMMMQCWAFTSEDRPTFSDLQRLIENCLQDEREGVKG from the exons ATGGACGTGAGTGAGGAGGAGACGATGCCGCTGGTGAACAGTGAACGAGCAGGAAGTCACAAGTCCAGCTGTGACTCTGCCGTGACCGTCCAGCTGTACTACTGCCCCACGTCCAAGAGCGAGAGCACACTCTCCATACCCGCCGGTCATGTGACCGCTGAGAGCATCTGTGTCCTCGCCGCCAAGAACAGCG GTATATTACCTGTATTTCATCACCTGTTCGCTCTGGCATCAGAAGACCTTTCATTCTGGTACCCACCGACCCACGTCTTCAAGAGTGAGGAAAACATTACTGTCCACTATAGAGTGCG gtttttCTTCTCCAGCTGGTTTGGTGAGGGGTCCAAAGCTTCGTACCGCTACAGTCTGACCACAGGTAGGATCTGCGCTGTGCTGGACTACTGCGTCATCGACTACCTGTTTGCTCAG TCTCGGAGTGACTTCGTGTCCGGCCGTGGCGGGGTGAATCCTCCGCTCGGTGCTATGCAGGAGTGTCTGGGCCTGGCCGTGCTGGATCTGTGGAGACAGGCCAAGGAGAGGAACCGCAGCCCCAGAGAAGTGTGCAAGACCGTCAG CTATAAGTCATGTCTGCCAAAGACGCACCGAGAGGACATCCAGAGAATGAGCCGTCTGGCCCGATATCAGATCCGAAAGACTCTGAAGCGCTTCCTGCAGAAGCTGGGTCAGTGTTCGGCCGGAGAGCGCAGCCTGAAGCTGAAGTATCTGATGGAGCTGAGCGCTGTGGAGCCCAATTACGGATCAGAACGCTTCACTAGGTGGCTGCAGCGCTCCGGCACGCAGTCGGTCACTGTGGTCAGAGTGTCTGGAGAGGGAGGAATCCAAACACGTGCCGAGGAGGGCCAG GACTGGCAGACGTTCTGTGACTTCCCTCAGATTACAGACATCAGTATAAAGCGAGTGGGTCAGGAGCAGCTCCCTGCAGAAGGACGAATGGTCACTCTGACCCGACAGGACGACCGCTGCCTG GAAGTTGAATTTCAGACCCTGGCAGAGGCACTATCCTTCGTATCGCTAATCGACGGCTATTTCAGACTGACCACAGACTCCAGTCATTACTTTTGCTCGGAGGTTGCTCCACCCAGTCTTCTGCAGGACCTCGAAAGCCACTGTCATGGTCCTATCAC GTCAGAATTTGCCGTGCACAAGCTGAGGAAGGCTGGAGCCCAAGACGGCATGTTCCTCCTGCGCCGCAGTCCCAAGGAGTTTGATAAATATTTCCTCATGGTCTGCTTACAG acgCCACTGGGTGTGGACTATAAGGACTGTCTGATTGAGAAGAATGAAAAGTTTCACCTGGCGGGAATCCACAGCTCCTTCTGCAGCCTGAGAGGCCTGACAGACTTCTACCGCCAAAACACGCTGCTGCTGTCCGACATACCCGTAACTCTGGGCAAGTGCTGTCCACCCAAAGCCAAAG AACTCTCGAACCTGGTGATCATCCGGAACAGCAGCGTGTCCGAGATCCCCAGCTCCCCCCCACTGCAGAGACACCGACCCAGCCACATCCAGTTCCACATGATCAAACACGAGGAGTTAATCTgg AAGGAGAGTTTGGGTCAGGGCTCCTTCACTCACATCTACAGGGGCTGTAAAACGCACCACCGGGATGGAGAAACATACACCACCGAGGTCCTGCTGAAGGTTCTGGATGCAGAACATAAGAACAGCTGGGAG tctTTCTTCGAAGCAGCCAGTCTGATGAGCCAGATTTCCCACAAGCATCTGCTGCTGGTGTATGGAGTGAGCGTCCACAAATCCAAAA ACATCATGGTTCAGGAGTTCGTGAAGTATGGAGCTCTGGATCTGTACCTGAAGAGATCGTCAGTGTCGCTCAGCTGGAAACTGGACGTGGCCAAGCAGCTGGCCTCCACCCTCAACTTCCTG GAGGAGAAGAACATTGTGCACGGGAACATCTGCGCTAAGAACCTGCTGCTGGTTCGAGAAGGGGATGCAAACTCAGAAAACTCGCCCTTCATCAAGCTCAGTGACCCGGGCATCAGTGTGGCCATGCTGGGAAGAGAGG tggtgtTAGACAGAATCCCCTGGGTGGCGCCGGAGGTGCTGGAAACGCTGGAGCTGGGTCAGCAGAGTGATAAGTGGAGTTTTGGGACGACGCTGTGGGAGCTGTTTAACGGTGGGGAGGTTCCTCTTCAGCGCCTCGACCCCAGACAG AAGCTGCAGTTTTATGAGCGACGCTCTCAGCTGCCCTGCCTGGACTGGACTGAGCTAGCTGACCTCATAGCTCAGTGTATGGAGTACCAGCCTGAGCTCAGACCTTCATCCAGGAGCATCATCCGCCACCTCAACAGCCTCATCACCTccg ATTACGAGATTCTGCATGCGTCAGGCACTCTGCCAGAGAGAGACAGTTTCTGGAGGGCACTGAGCATGCCCAGACAGCAGGAGCAGGACGTGTTTGAGGAGAGACACCTGCGCTTTATATCTCCTCTGGGCAAG ggtaacTTTGGCACTGTGGAGCTGTGCCGTTATGATCCGCTGGGTGATAATACGGGCGAGTTGGTGGCTGTAAAACAGCTGCAGCCCAACAAGCAGACCAACATGAGTGACTTCCAGAAGGAGATCCAGACCATCAGCTCTCTGCACTGCGACTACATCGTCCAGTACCGAGGAATCTGCTACAGTGCAG GTCGTCTGAGTATGAGGCTGGTGATGGAGTATCTGCCGTACGGAAGTCTGATTGGGTATATGGAGAAGTGTAAAATCACTGTCAGCGCCAAGAGACTGCTGCTGTTCGCTTCTCAGATCTGTAAG gggaTGGAGTACCTGCAGAGTCTGCGCTACGTCCACCGTGACCTGGCTGCCCGGAACATCCTGGTAGCCAGCGACACGCTCGTGAAAATCGCAGATTTCGGCCTGACAAAGATCATCCCATACGATAAGGAATATTACCGGGTCTCGCAGTTTGGAGAAAGCCCCATCTTCTG GTACGCGCCTGAATCCATTTCTGAGTATAAATTTTCCCACAAGTCGGACGTGTGGAGTTTTGGCATTGTTCTGCATGAGCTGTTCTCCTTCTGTGAAGTGAGCCGGAACCCCAAACGA CTCTCCCTTCAGAGGATAGGCAGTGACATCCATGGCCCCATGATGGCGGTCCATCTGTTCAACGTCCTGAAGGAGCACTGGAGGCTGCCAGCACCGTCCCTCTGCCCACCAAAA GTGTACAGTATGATGATGCAGTGCTGGGCCTTCACCAGTGAGGACAGGCCCACCTTTTCCGATCTACAGCGCCTGATTGAGAACTGCCTCCAGGACGAGAGGGAAGGAGTGAAAGGATAA